TTTCACGTCAGGCACAAAATCTTGATGTTGAGATGAATAGAGAAATCACGTACGAATCTGGCTGAAACTTACTGCTAAGCTATCTTATAATCTGGTTTCTCCTTCCACTTCTCAACTTTACATTTGTTTTCCGTAATATGCATAATGCATAAATTCCTCATTTTCCATTTTAAATGTAGTGTCATATTCTGTACTCTGAATTGTACATCCCCTGTATACGATGCCAAATTGTGACCAGAAAAGTCAATGAAAAAACTAGCTAGGCTCACTGACTTGAAGTGCCCTTGGGAATGACACCCTAGGCTGAAGTTAGCGTTCACGCCAGACAACTGATTACTGAACAGGAATAAAAGAAATTCCCTGCAACCAAAAGTCGATCGGATTCATAACGCCCCAGAAAGCGAGGAACAGAGCGGTTAAAAGATGTACATATGGGAACTTTGCCTTGGAATAGAGACGTAAAATTTCTAATGCTATTGGGAAAAAcctataagaaaaatatgaaattctgACAATGCAGCAACGGAACATGAGAGCAACCAGTGTGAGAGAGGGATAGGGAAAGCACAATTGAGACAATGATTCTATTCTTCCCATCCAATGAAATACGCTATATTGTACAAATCCTGATGGcgtgcaaaaaaaaattcctcacTATCCCGTCAATTTCCCCAATGCAAATACAATAAGCTACAAGAAAAGTTTACACTTTTTTTACATATTGTACGAAATTGGGATTGTTACCATGCAGAAAAATCTTTAAATTCACTGCTGGCAACtcccacttttcttttctttactacAACGTCTGTACCTGTGTTGTCAACAGTAGCAGATTTAGCTTGAGCATTCCTAGCTTTCAAGTACTTGCCAACGCCACCACCAACCCCCGTACCTCCAGATTCAGACGTTGCAGCGCCAGGATTGCTATACCACGAGCCTACCTTACCCTGAAAGATAAGccaaagttaataaaaaaacattgcaGAAGTGGGGGGAAAGAACAGCAAGAGATATCTCAAATATTCTGGAACATACATTATCTTCATCCTCTGCATTCTTCTCTTTGGCATTATCCTGCTCTTCTCCCTCATCTGGTTCTGTGTAAGGATTGACAAATATCGTGACACTTAATATCTTGATTTCCTCCTGCAAGATAAATGTATGGAACATAACACATTGTTTGAAGTTGATAATGGTTAATGGATCATGAAAACATCAAATATTCCAGCAAGCACTGTTAATTATTATGTCAACTCTCCAAACCAGTGAAAACTTGCCACCATTAACAAACATGCTATTGAGGCACAGTGAAACACAAAAAAGTATTATACTGTACTCGAGTTAGTCTAAACCTGAATGTTCATAAATGAAAGTGCAAAACATTGTAATCCCACATGTTATACAATGACATGTAGTAGTAGTGTGGTAGTAGAAATAGTACCCGCCCACAATGAAAAATTGATGCACAAAACCCAAAGTCCAGACTATGTAAGGGTAAAGAATATATTTATGCAGAAGATAACAAAATATGTATAACAACAGAAGAATCTACTTTTTTAAAGCAGATCCATATTTTGTGATCATATGTTGGTAATCACAGAGGTTGAAACTTGGTGCATTTGAGAAGAATAAAACCTAAAAAGGGGGACAATGCATTGCTCACAGTGAAAAGAAATTATGACTCACCAGAGGccgatcatcatcatcaacaggAACCTTTTCCATCACCGATAGGGTAGTCAAGCCACCAACAACTCCTCCAAAAACTGTATGTTTGAAGTTTAGATGATTTGCAGACTTGTACAAGATGAAGAACTGGGAGCCATTAGTGTGGGGGCCACTATTTGCCATGCTTACCACACCCCTTCCAGAGTGAACTAATTTGGAGTTAAGTTCATCTTTAAAAGGCTTTCCCCAAATAGATTCACCTCCTCGACCAGTACCAGTAGGATCACCGCCCTGTATCATAAAATTCCTGCATAAAATGgattataaaacaataaatctAAGGTTTAATTTACTCCAGGGGGAAAGATGCAGAGGATGTCATTATACCTAATGTTTCTATGAAAAGCAACTCCATTATAATATCCACGTTCACAAAGAGTGATGAAGTTCTCACATGCCCTGGGTGCTATATCACAATGCAGCTCAATGTTCAAATCACCATGTGTTGTATGCAGTTGTACATATCCCTTCTTTTTTGGATTCTTCTCAACTTTCACAtactcaaattcattttttgtaaCTGGATCAAATGATGTTGAAGTGAAAGACCGGGAAGCAGCACCAGTTGTGAAACGGCTTTTTACCTGAAATAGGCAACTTCATTAGAAGTTGATAATAGATAGCAAAGTGATTACTTCCCTCTCTTTTGTAAGAGATGTAATATAAAACCATTCATGTGTCTTTGCCAAACAGTTTATACCTTTAGGTAAAGATACATGAAATGATGAAACTTCATTAGAAGTTGATAAAGCATAGAATAGCAATTGCAGCCCTCTCTTCTGTTAAAGATGTAAACATAAATCGTTCATGCGTCTTACCTAACAGCTTAAGTTTTTAGGTAAAAACACATGAATGGTTTTGCTTTTATATTGCATCTCCCACATCGGCTAGGAACAAAAATGGCCAAAGTAGTCTATAAGTTTATCCAATTGATGTTTGGTTGGCCAGGGGGGGTTAAGCCAACTCTGGCTTGTCATAAGACTTAGCTgtaggagaaaaaaataagaagaaaaaattaaatgagtttCTCCTTAAGCTCAAATTAACTTATGGAGaagttcatttcattttttcttatttctttctccCTAAAAGTCTTTATGGATAAGCTTACTCAAACAGAGACAAACTTCCCCCTTGAGCTAGGTTTGGGGTGCGAGTTAGGTCCAATCTCTTGTCATTTCTAGTATAAAGCCATTCATGTGTTACagataatataaaatcattgatGGGACTCTTCCACCTATAATGTTGTTAAGTGAGGACACATTAATGGTTTTATGTTACATACTTAACATATTCATATAGTACATAGAAaggataatttaattattcatgtGAGCTCCCAATATGTATTGGTGAAAAAGAGGTTACATCTAGAAAACTCACCATCTTTGCATTCACTGGTGCTCTGTCACCAGCCATATGCATAGCTATTCTAGCTGCAGTTTTATCATCTGCTGAGGCTTTAGCAGCAGCTGCACTTCTTCCATGTACTGAGGCAGACGCAGCATCTACAATACTAAATGCCTGAGAAACTTTGACCTCTttatttggatttgatttggaatCTTCTTCAACACGTGACCTTGCAGCTAAGATGGCAGCAAGTGCAGCAGCTCTTTCTTTTTGTGCCTTGCCACCGCCTCCCCCATGCAATGCAGTTTCCTTTCCTTTCTCAGTTCCAAGCTCCTTAAGCATTTGCTTTATATCACCCGACATGTTTATGTTATAGGTTGGATCTGAACTCATTTTCTGTAGTTCTGAAGAGAGAAAAATCTGAATGTGTCATAGCTAATATTAAGAGCAACAACAAAAGCAGCAACATCAAGATTGACGACCAATACGAAATTTATAGCTGTCAAAAAGGAATGAGCTAGCATACCTTCATCATCAACTTTCAAACTATTTTTAACATGATCAAAATCCAGAAGAACCTTGCTGTCAAGTGCATTAGGATTCTGCACATAGTACACAGACAAACACCAACACTTGATAGATACTAAGCCAATGAAAGATGAAGGAACGGAAAAAATGTTCTTGTTCAAATCCAACTTACTTGAATGGTTATAAGGTCATCCTTAGTGAATGGCTCATCGGTGAGGAGCTCCTTCCAGTTTTTTGTCTTAATATTTAACTCTTTAACAGCCTAATTCCCATAaataacttatataaatataaatatcatcTGCTTAAGAAATTAGCATTATTAACACTAAGGATCCTGAAAAACAAACCTCATAGCAGAACACATTTCCTGTGGTCTTCACTGCCACAATATGAGTAAATTCAGTGAAAACTTTGTTTAGCACTGGACAATGATATTCTCCTGCAGAATGACAAAGAAAGGTTAGTCAACACAAAACAGCTAGCAAACTGAAGATAGTCAGAgagtaacataaaaatgattaagAGAGGGTAAAAAGGGTAGTgtattaaaatagtaaaatggaGCTACAAGTTTATAATACCTCATTAGGAATCAAGAATAGAAAtgggaaggaaaagaaagatttTATTGAATTGAATGGAAAGAACAGAAAAAGGAGAGATATCTCTCCTCCAagggtttccccttcacaaatgGTTAAAAGTCTCTAGCCAACTCTTCCTATATAGCTCATCCCTGTGTAACCTTGGAAAGTTAAGAAATAGAAGTTACCAATTCTTCTCCTAAATTACAATAATAGTTTGGGTAAACCATTTGAAAGATGCAACAGTTATTCAATGCAACTAAAATCATTCCTTCAACCACCAGCAGAACAGGTAAAGCCACTGTTAACTGAACCATTTTGGCAAAATATTACAGTATACACATTAGCGTTTTAAGTTTTCAgcaataataaaatgattaaaaagaaaaactccatTGCAGATTTTTTAATTCAGACACCTCTCCAATAGTATGTACAATCAAGGGAACAACGGATCACAATAATAATTCAATGTCAACAATAATTTGCGGGCATGCAAGGATTTAAATTAGAGGAACCTACACATGACAGCAGAGTCTCATACCAAGCAAGCATTAGAAGTGAAGCTAATAAAACATCCCAATGAAATGAAgcaattaacttaaaaaaacaaaaacaagaaaataaaaattcaacttaacacacacaaaaaaagaaaaaaggtgatAACCTTCTGAATTCTTGTGGAAAGTTAGAGAAATGAGATCCTGATGCTTGAGAGGAGCTCCAGTGACTGGATGTTTGCCATATTTTACAATATAGGGAGTTATATTCCTGAAGCCAAATATATCAATCAAATAATTGGCAACAaaagtgaaaatttattataatcgtAACATAACGGATCGCAGAGAAACTCACATATTATCGAAAACACTGCCATCAGGTGTGCAGACCGGTTCTTCAAACGGAGTAAATGTAAgcctaaataattaaaataaaatgaaagaatgaatgaaaaagaattGAGTTAAAAATGAACGAAAAAGAAAGTGAGAGGAGGGAGGTATCGTACGAGCAGCAATAGAAGGGAAGACGTTTGAAGGGAGTGCGATTTTCTTTGGATTTAGCGCCTCCCCATTCCGTTGCCCACTCAGTTTTGGTGATGAACATTCTGTCTTTGCTGTGCTGCTTCTTCCCCATTGCTACTTGCTAGGGTTTTTCTTAATCACTACctagataattaattttattttgttcgtAGTTGGAGTTGAAGTTAAATATGAGATTGTGCTTCGCTTTGCGGCGATTTTCAGAAACAGATTCCACCACTCGATTTTCTCCTCTCTCTCCGCGATTTGCTTAACACCGCCGTGAAGTCGTTTCTGGACCGGGTAGCACTTTCGACACTTCGAAAATGAAACGGGCCTTggaattttataaaacaaaactaattatcataattatttattaagaaaataaaagctaaaaaattaaatatgttcttatattataaaattgaatacTCATTGTCAGAGAGaactttctttattttctaaaaaaacaaaaattggttatatttttactttctcAATTAActcactttttatattttgtttcatttctcattaaattatcattttcacATGAgagtaaaataagtttttaaaatttcacattttttaaatttaaattattataatgaatATGTTataatctttatatattttaactaaatcatagtagtattttattataaattataacaattgttattgtatttaaatttatttattgttattattatttgtatcttattatctttaaaattaaattaaatccaattttattttaagttctgaccatatttaaaatattagttataaatatacatactattatctttaaatttgaatcaaatttaatggttttttaaaaaaaatatatatattataatctgATGCattgaattaatataataaagtggttttattcttaaaaaaataataaattggttttgtttgatataattaaatggatatatatatatatatatatatatatatatatatatatatatatataatatttatcccATGCATTTGGTGCGATTAAAATACTAGTTATTatagtttatttgatttttcctATTAAATTCTGtattataaattgaaatataCAACATAAAGAGTAAGAATTAAACTCTCTTCACtttttaattagatattttaaatattttattcttttctctttaGATGTGTATATCACATACTACTGCCAATTCAGAATAAAAAATCACATACTACTGCTACAAGTAGCAAAAAagaatagttttatattattaagataaaaatatcatatatatatatatatatatatatatatatatatatatatatatatatatatatatatatatatgatatttttttaattgtttctatCTTTCAACTTATCCTCTTTTATATTTGTcttaaaattttgtcaaaagaaaaaatccGTCTTTAATTGTTCCTACATTGATAATATATCTCACCTTTATTAGAACTGGATTACTTTCTCAAAATTGTTTCTTCTGATCATTTCTTGCATAACTGCCTAGTCATTTTTTGTATAGATAAAGACTGGTTGATTCGCTGCTGGACAGATGTCACTTAAGAGTTAAGACTGCGAACAAATCCTCACAAGTCAAAAGCACTACACATTCAATAACAAACATCTATTTTCCAAAAAGATATGCTAGATTATTACGTCCTTTTCCCTATACCATAATACCAATCAACACCAATTCCTTCCTCATGGATCCACCTAATGCAATGAAGCTTTAATGAGCAATTTTTCATGCGCCTTGCTACCAGATGGAAGCAGATGCGTAGGAAACGATGATTTCCTTGCTGTTGGAAGGAGCAGTTTTATGTTCCTCCGACCATGTTACATATTATTATACCTACAACACACAAGAAAGACAGACCCCATTCAAGAAATGTCAGGCCAGGAGGTATCCATTTTTCTCCAAGTAGGATATTACTATTTCTGCCGTATCACTTGGAGACATGCATTCACTTCCTTTTTGCTGTAATACTATCTGCAAGATAATGAGAAAGTGTAATCAATTTAATGAAAGTGCTGCTGAAGTTTCAAAGGGAAAAGCAGGGGCTAAATTATTCTGACATTTCATTCACAATGTCAATTTTCCCCTTCAAAGTGGGATTccgggaaaataaaataattttttttcataagtcaGTATGGTATACTAAAATTTGTTCatattattcttctttttcaatACTAATCACTGTATTAGTCTAACATTTGTGCAACCTCACAACTGTACGGTGGTTCATATGGATCATCTATCCCTGTGAAACCtgcaaaatttcaaataataattcaatactgatgcaacttttttttttttgaaaagcaaTACTGATGCAAATTCGACCAGCAATAAAAAGACAAAGCAGCACAACCTATGCAGATAACCTGGTGGTGAAGCTAGGTCTAGTATAGTTAAATAATAAACCAAGATACCTTTAATCTTTCCAGCTCGAGCAAGCTTGTAAAGTCCCTTTGGGTCTCTTGCTTCACACACATCCAGTGGCACGTCTATGAAAACCTGCAGCATTTGTAGGTTGAGAGGATTGTAAACTTTGCAATGGAAATGAAGAACCTCCTGTCTTGCTTAATATTCATAGTGTTCACCATTGTTAGCACTTTGCAAATCTTTTCACAACATAGTTTGTTTCTCCACAATAAGAATGTACCTCAATAAAATCCCCCTCTGGCAATAGAGCTCGGCAAGCATCCCTATCCTTTCGGTAGGGTGATATTAAACTGGCAATACAAATAACACCTGCATCTGCCAAGAGTTTTGATACCTCACCTGAAAATTATTTGTCATGTGATGtttaaatactaataaaaaatagttatatagcAAAATTCACGATGGAGAGAAGAACTTTTGTTCGTGCCcgtctatatatatatgcatgtgtgtatatatatatatatatatatatatatatatattcgtaTGCAGTAACTGACCAATCCTTCGTATGTTCTCTGATCGATCTTCTGCTCTAAAACTAAGATCACGGTTTAGACCATGTCGAATATTGTCACCATCAAGGATATAAGTCAACTTTCCTTTGGAGTGCAAGCTTCTACTCAAAGCACATGCCAGAGTGCTTTTTCCTGAAATCAATGTGTCTTAAGGGTCTAATTGAGCAGATAGAGAGAATGAAAGCTAAGGTAATATCCTTAAATTCTAAAGAAACTAGACACAATTGCTTTCATTTTCTTGGTTGACTAATTGACTATCAGTAGATATTCTACATGAGATAATTATAATTGGAAACTAACGTGAAACTGCTTCATGAAAGACCACGCTGTAGTTTAAAGCATTCATAAGCTAAGAAATCATTGAATCGACTGGCT
The nucleotide sequence above comes from Glycine soja cultivar W05 chromosome 11, ASM419377v2, whole genome shotgun sequence. Encoded proteins:
- the LOC114375947 gene encoding adenylyl-sulfate kinase 3-like isoform X2: MSSVQALCQACSCAMFQNIECKLGFAKFCGINAVGLSRGRKSLLKPIMAKEDHGASLIDDGNPKCQGHQVNKPNGINQSTALSGKSLTEMSNIGNSMNILWHECPIQKLDRQQLLQQKGCVIWLTGLSGSGKSTLACALSRSLHSKGKLTYILDGDNIRHGLNRDLSFRAEDRSENIRRIGEVSKLLADAGVICIASLISPYRKDRDACRALLPEGDFIEVFIDVPLDVCEARDPKGLYKLARAGKIKGFTGIDDPYEPPYSCEIVLQQKGSECMSPSDTAEIV
- the LOC114375946 gene encoding peptidyl-prolyl cis-trans isomerase CYP65-like → MGKKQHSKDRMFITKTEWATEWGGAKSKENRTPFKRLPFYCCSLTFTPFEEPVCTPDGSVFDNMNITPYIVKYGKHPVTGAPLKHQDLISLTFHKNSEGEYHCPVLNKVFTEFTHIVAVKTTGNVFCYEAVKELNIKTKNWKELLTDEPFTKDDLITIQNPNALDSKVLLDFDHVKNSLKVDDEELQKMSSDPTYNINMSGDIKQMLKELGTEKGKETALHGGGGGKAQKERAAALAAILAARSRVEEDSKSNPNKEVKVSQAFSIVDAASASVHGRSAAAAKASADDKTAARIAMHMAGDRAPVNAKMVKSRFTTGAASRSFTSTSFDPVTKNEFEYVKVEKNPKKKGYVQLHTTHGDLNIELHCDIAPRACENFITLCERGYYNGVAFHRNIRNFMIQGGDPTGTGRGGESIWGKPFKDELNSKLVHSGRGVVSMANSGPHTNGSQFFILYKSANHLNFKHTVFGGVVGGLTTLSVMEKVPVDDDDRPLEEIKILSVTIFVNPYTEPDEGEEQDNAKEKNAEDEDNGKVGSWYSNPGAATSESGGTGVGGGVGKYLKARNAQAKSATVDNTGTDVVVKKRKVGVASSEFKDFSAW
- the LOC114375947 gene encoding adenylyl-sulfate kinase 3-like isoform X1 yields the protein MSSVQALCQACSCAMFQNIECKLGFAKFCGINAVGLSRGRKSLLKPIMAKEDHGASLIDDGNPKCQGHQVNKPNGINQSTALSGKSLTEMSNIGNSMNILWHECPIQKLDRQQLLQQKGCVIWLTGLSGSGKSTLACALSRSLHSKGKLTYILDGDNIRHGLNRDLSFRAEDRSENIRRIGEVSKLLADAGVICIASLISPYRKDRDACRALLPEGDFIEVFIDVPLDVCEARDPKGLYKLARAGKIKGFTGIDDPYEPPYSCEIVLQQKGSECMSPSDTAEIVISYLEKNGYLLA
- the LOC114375947 gene encoding adenylyl-sulfate kinase 3-like isoform X3, which gives rise to MSSVQALCQACSCAMFQNIECKLGFAKFCGINAVGLSRGRKSLLKPIMAKEDHGASLIDDGNPKCQGHQVNKPNGINQSTALSGKSLTEMSNIGNSMNILWHECPIQKLDRQQLLQQKGCVIWLTGLSGSGKSTLACALSRSLHSKGKLTYILDGDNIRHGLNRDLSFRAEDRSENIRRIGEVSKLLADAGVICIASLISPYRKDRDACRALLPEGDFIEVFIDVPLDVCEARDPKGLYKLARAGKIKGFTGIDDPYEPPYSCEVAQI